In Rhineura floridana isolate rRhiFlo1 chromosome 1, rRhiFlo1.hap2, whole genome shotgun sequence, the following proteins share a genomic window:
- the LOC133375562 gene encoding golgin subfamily A member 6-like protein 26: MRHAEELRWRQEEMRRMEELHNQEVQNRLLRAVREAEEDGHRGEEKKKKQEEITKVKEDLRKLQQLHNKEVQREHRLELEEAEEDRRHAEELRRRQEEMRRMEELHNQEVQNRLLRAVREAEEDRRHAEELRWRQEEMRRMEELHNQEVQNRLLRAVREAEEDRRHAEELRWRQEEMRRMEELHNQEVQNRLLRAVREAEEDGHRGEEKKKKQEEITKVKEDLRKLQQLHNEEVQREHRLELE; the protein is encoded by the exons ATGCGCCATGCGGAAGAGTTGAGGTGGCGACAGGAAGAGATGAGGAGAATGGAGGAACTGCACAACCAGGAGGTGCAGAATCGTCTACTGCGGGCAGTCAG AGAAGCGGAGGAAGACGGGCACCGTggagaagaaaagaagaagaaacaggaagAGATTACGAAAGTAAAGGAAGACCTGAGGAAACTGCAGCAGCTGCACAACAAGGAGGTGCAGAGGGAACACCGGCTGGAACTTGA AGAAGCGGAGGAAGACAGGCGCCATGCGGAAGAGTTGAGGAGGCGACAGGAAGAGATGAGGAGAATGGAGGAACTGCACAACCAGGAGGTGCAGAATCGTCTACTGCGGGCAGTCAG AGAAGCGGAGGAAGACAGGCGCCATGCGGAAGAGTTGAGGTGGCGACAGGAAGAGATGAGGAGAATGGAGGAACTGCACAACCAGGAGGTGCAGAATCGTCTACTGCGGGCAGTCAG AGAAGCGGAGGAAGACAGGCGCCATGCGGAAGAGTTGAGGTGGCGACAGGAAGAGATGAGGAGAATGGAGGAACTGCACAACCAGGAGGTGCAGAATCGTCTACTGCGGGCTGTCAG AGAAGCGGAGGAAGACGGGCACCGTggagaagaaaagaagaagaaacaggaagAGATTACGAAAGTAAAGGAAGACCTGAGGAAACTGCAGCAGCTGCACAACGAGGAGGTGCAGAGGGAACACCGGCTGGAACTTGAGTGA